One Chloroflexota bacterium genomic window carries:
- the cofE gene encoding coenzyme F420-0:L-glutamate ligase: MASAYQLTLTALPNIPLIQPGDDLSNIILKSLAETGLQLQDDDALILAQKIVSKAEGRLVKLSSVTPSARALELADPLQKDPRHVEVILRESKEIVRMRPGVIVVEHRLGYVCANAGVDRSNVAPHGDSTDDYLLMLPEDPDRSCAELREKLRAATGATVGVIINDSHGRAWRTGTVGVAIGAAGLPALLDLRGTPDLFDYPLQVTQVGFADELAAAASLLMGQAAEGRPVIHARGLPYALRDGNAQELIRQKDLDLFR; the protein is encoded by the coding sequence ATGGCATCTGCTTACCAACTTACCCTCACCGCCCTTCCCAACATCCCCCTCATCCAACCCGGCGACGATCTGTCTAATATCATCCTCAAATCGCTGGCTGAGACGGGCCTGCAATTGCAAGATGATGATGCTCTGATCCTGGCTCAGAAGATCGTTTCAAAGGCTGAAGGGCGGCTGGTCAAGCTGTCGTCGGTGACGCCCTCGGCCCGCGCTCTGGAGTTGGCCGACCCACTGCAAAAAGACCCACGCCACGTCGAAGTCATCCTGCGTGAGAGCAAAGAGATTGTGCGGATGCGGCCCGGGGTGATTGTCGTCGAGCACCGGCTGGGCTATGTGTGCGCCAACGCCGGCGTGGATCGATCCAACGTTGCCCCGCACGGCGACTCGACTGACGATTATCTACTGATGTTGCCCGAAGACCCGGATCGCTCCTGCGCCGAACTGCGCGAAAAATTGCGCGCCGCCACCGGGGCGACCGTCGGCGTGATCATCAATGACTCGCATGGCCGGGCCTGGCGAACAGGCACAGTGGGAGTCGCCATCGGCGCGGCGGGCCTCCCGGCGCTCCTCGATTTGCGCGGCACGCCCGACCTCTTTGATTATCCTCTGCAAGTCACCCAGGTCGGCTTCGCCGACGAGTTGGCCGCCGCCGCTTCTCTGCTTATGGGCCAGGCCGCCGAGGGCCGCCCGGTCATTCACGCCCGTGGCCTGCCGTACGCCCTGCGCGACGGCAACGCCCAGGAACTCATCCGCCAAAAAGATTTGGATTTATTCCGATAG
- a CDS encoding MBL fold metallo-hydrolase, with the protein MTAASMFIEQFVDEDLGNSAYLLGSHDTKLTVIIDPLRDVDRYLATAGRLGVTIIHVLDTHLHADFVSGAREIAAQTGAVIGASLEAHLGFDHQPLVEGDELPMGGFTIEVMATPGHTPEHISFKVVADDKTPAALFSGGALIVGGAARTDLLGHDLSVPLARNLYDTLHHRLMTLPDEVAVYPTHGAGSFCAAPASSDRVTTIGRERRHNALTQPQTEDEFVERALSGLPSYPVYYQHLRAVNRRGPQVFGGLPVLAPLSPPEAQAHLGRGAVLLDVRSPKAFSKGHVPGAYSIKVDAPLTTWAGWLIPFGSSLILIAENAEARLDATRQLLRIGYDKLMGYLDGGVEAWAAAGLRLETVPTISIKELRERMHDEGLAVLDVRQNDEWQAGHIPGAIHIENGRLPYDDLPLPTDRPIAVHCAHGNRSMAGISVLRGRGWQNLIQVEGGFAQWANAGFEVARG; encoded by the coding sequence ATGACCGCCGCCTCCATGTTCATCGAACAGTTTGTGGACGAAGACCTCGGCAACTCAGCTTACCTGCTCGGCTCGCACGACACCAAGCTGACTGTGATCATTGACCCTCTGCGTGACGTGGATCGCTATCTGGCAACCGCCGGGCGGCTGGGCGTCACCATCATCCACGTGCTGGACACGCACCTGCACGCCGACTTCGTCTCCGGGGCGCGTGAGATCGCGGCCCAGACGGGCGCGGTGATCGGGGCCAGCCTGGAGGCGCATCTGGGTTTCGATCACCAGCCGCTGGTGGAAGGCGACGAACTGCCGATGGGCGGCTTTACGATTGAAGTGATGGCGACTCCCGGCCACACCCCGGAGCACATCTCGTTCAAGGTGGTAGCCGACGACAAGACTCCTGCCGCCCTGTTCAGTGGCGGGGCCTTGATCGTGGGTGGGGCGGCCCGCACCGATCTCCTGGGCCACGATCTTTCTGTCCCCCTCGCCCGGAATCTTTATGACACCCTCCACCACCGGCTCATGACTTTGCCCGACGAGGTGGCCGTGTATCCTACGCACGGCGCCGGCTCGTTTTGCGCCGCGCCCGCCTCGTCAGATCGTGTTACAACCATTGGCCGCGAGCGCCGCCACAACGCCCTCACTCAGCCGCAAACCGAAGATGAGTTTGTCGAGCGCGCCTTGAGCGGACTGCCGTCGTATCCGGTTTATTATCAGCATCTGCGAGCGGTGAACCGGCGTGGCCCGCAGGTGTTTGGCGGCCTGCCTGTGCTGGCCCCGCTCTCGCCGCCAGAGGCCCAGGCGCATCTGGGGCGTGGCGCTGTCCTGCTCGACGTGCGTTCGCCCAAAGCATTTAGCAAAGGCCACGTCCCCGGCGCTTACAGCATCAAGGTAGACGCGCCGCTCACCACCTGGGCCGGCTGGCTCATTCCGTTTGGCTCATCGCTCATCCTGATCGCCGAGAATGCCGAAGCGCGGCTGGACGCCACCCGGCAACTGCTTCGCATCGGCTACGATAAATTAATGGGCTACCTCGACGGCGGCGTGGAAGCCTGGGCGGCGGCAGGCCTGCGGTTAGAAACTGTGCCTACTATCTCGATAAAGGAACTGCGTGAGCGCATGCACGACGAGGGGTTGGCCGTGCTCGACGTGCGCCAAAACGACGAGTGGCAGGCGGGCCACATCCCCGGCGCAATTCACATCGAGAATGGCCGCCTGCCCTACGATGACCTCCCATTGCCAACCGACAGGCCAATCGCCGTTCACTGCGCGCATGGCAACCGTTCCATGGCCGGCATCTCGGTTCTGCGGGGACGCGGCTGGCAGAATTTGATTCAGGTGGAAGGCGGTTTTGCGCAGTGGGCGAACGCCGGTTTTGAAGTAGCGCGTGGCTAA
- a CDS encoding PPOX class F420-dependent oxidoreductase — MIPETAQHLLKWETKAFAYLALALKDGGPQVTPIWFDWDGTHIVINTARGRVKDRALARKSKVALAIPEPDDPYKYLQIRGTVVEETEEGGYEMICRLNDKYHGKNEYPRIPGQVRVTYKILPEKVFTNIK; from the coding sequence ATGATTCCCGAAACAGCACAACACTTGCTTAAGTGGGAGACAAAAGCCTTTGCGTATCTGGCGCTTGCGCTTAAAGATGGCGGGCCGCAGGTGACGCCGATCTGGTTCGACTGGGACGGCACACACATTGTCATCAACACCGCCCGGGGCCGGGTGAAGGATCGCGCTCTGGCGCGCAAGTCCAAAGTGGCGCTGGCGATCCCTGAGCCGGATGATCCGTATAAGTATTTGCAAATTCGTGGGACGGTGGTCGAAGAGACCGAAGAGGGCGGCTACGAAATGATCTGCCGCCTCAACGACAAGTATCACGGCAAGAATGAGTATCCCAGAATTCCCGGCCAGGTGCGCGTCACCTACAAGATTCTGCCCGAAAAAGTATTTACCAACATCAAATGA
- a CDS encoding DinB family protein, whose amino-acid sequence MTNEERRQKIESYGKAYEHLVEALKQFPKEIWQFKPSDGWSIHEIIIHIADSEANSFVRCRRLIAEPGSQVLGYDENVWAKALKYTEQSTDEALELFKWLRLASYKLIKSLPDSAWSSKVHHSESGWITFDDWLDIYERHVPDHVAQMRRGYEEWRGKK is encoded by the coding sequence ATGACCAACGAAGAACGCCGCCAAAAAATCGAATCTTACGGCAAAGCTTACGAGCATCTTGTAGAGGCCCTCAAGCAATTCCCGAAAGAGATATGGCAGTTCAAGCCGAGTGACGGCTGGAGCATTCACGAGATCATCATCCACATTGCCGACAGCGAGGCCAACAGCTTCGTGCGTTGCCGCCGCCTGATTGCCGAACCGGGGAGCCAGGTGCTGGGCTACGACGAAAACGTGTGGGCCAAGGCTTTGAAGTACACCGAACAAAGCACCGACGAGGCGCTCGAACTGTTCAAGTGGCTACGATTGGCAAGCTACAAGCTCATCAAGTCTTTGCCCGACTCGGCCTGGTCGAGCAAAGTTCACCACTCCGAAAGCGGCTGGATTACTTTTGACGACTGGCTGGACATTTACGAGCGTCACGTCCCGGATCATGTGGCGCAGATGAGGCGGGGTTATGAGGAGTGGAGGGGGAAGAAGTAA
- a CDS encoding NUDIX hydrolase, producing MTNNQPNWLNWGRKIQAIAQNGLTYAESPFDKERYKKLRDLAVEIFAAHTGEAASTIDAWFNLQPGYATPKVDVRGACFRDGKILMVRERSDGGWCLPGGWADVGDVPSEAAVREVQEEAGFDCVAKKVIGAFDANRGGEPLAAFHAVKLIYLCEITSGEPNPDHEILEVGFFVRDEVPQLSSARTSAAQLTECFAHLDDPSRPTAFD from the coding sequence ATGACAAACAATCAACCAAACTGGCTAAACTGGGGACGCAAGATTCAAGCGATTGCTCAAAACGGGTTGACTTATGCCGAAAGCCCGTTTGACAAGGAACGCTACAAGAAGCTACGCGACCTGGCGGTGGAGATTTTCGCCGCTCACACCGGGGAAGCCGCTTCAACCATTGACGCCTGGTTCAACCTCCAACCCGGCTACGCCACGCCCAAAGTAGACGTGCGCGGCGCGTGCTTCCGCGACGGCAAAATTCTGATGGTGCGCGAAAGATCGGACGGCGGGTGGTGCTTGCCGGGCGGCTGGGCCGACGTTGGCGATGTCCCCTCAGAGGCGGCAGTGCGCGAAGTGCAAGAGGAAGCGGGTTTCGACTGCGTGGCGAAAAAAGTGATCGGCGCCTTCGACGCGAATCGGGGCGGGGAGCCGCTGGCGGCTTTCCACGCCGTCAAGCTGATCTACCTGTGCGAGATCACCAGCGGCGAGCCAAATCCCGATCACGAAATTCTCGAAGTCGGCTTCTTCGTCCGCGACGAAGTCCCGCAACTCTCGTCGGCCCGCACCAGCGCCGCCCAACTGACCGAATGCTTCGCTCATCTCGACGATCCATCGCGCCCAACTGCGTTTGATTGA
- the ssnA gene encoding putative aminohydrolase SsnA, with translation MLITNATLVTWDGNRPHENRILPDHALKLDGNRIADIGPTANLRAKYPDSPTLDARGQLVMPGNICAHTHFYGAFARGMAIPGDPPKDFPEILERLWWKLDKALTLDDVRYSALVCLIDAVKHGTTTLVDHHASPNAIDGSLDAIAEAVTQAGLRACLCYEVTDRDGPERMKAGIAENVRFIKRQTTDDKRQIAATFGLHASLTLSDETLEACRNAHDGGFHIHVAEHEVDEYDSLKKSGTRVVDRLGHFSILGPRTLTAHCVHIDYREAELLRETGTWVTHQPRSNMNNAVGAAEVDAMLRAGIVTCLGNDGFSNAMWEEWKAAYFLHKATSRDPRRAGGYNVAQMAIYNNAALANMFFPNMKLGVLEPGAAADIIFVDYHPITPLTAGNLPWHIIFGFESSMVTTTICNGKVLMKDRQLLFLDEAEITAKSRELAKKAWERFAS, from the coding sequence ATGCTGATCACAAATGCCACGCTCGTCACCTGGGATGGGAACCGCCCCCACGAAAATCGTATTCTGCCCGATCACGCCCTGAAGCTGGACGGCAACCGCATTGCCGACATTGGCCCGACGGCGAACCTGCGCGCCAAATATCCCGACTCGCCGACGCTCGACGCGCGCGGCCAGCTTGTCATGCCGGGCAACATTTGCGCCCACACTCACTTCTACGGCGCGTTTGCGCGCGGCATGGCCATCCCCGGCGACCCACCCAAAGACTTTCCCGAAATTCTGGAACGGCTGTGGTGGAAGCTGGACAAGGCCTTGACGCTCGACGATGTGCGCTACTCGGCGCTGGTGTGCCTGATTGACGCCGTCAAGCACGGCACGACAACGCTCGTTGACCACCACGCCAGCCCCAACGCCATTGACGGCTCGCTCGACGCCATCGCCGAAGCCGTGACGCAAGCCGGACTCCGCGCCTGCCTGTGCTACGAAGTGACTGACCGCGACGGCCCGGAGCGGATGAAGGCAGGAATCGCAGAAAACGTTCGCTTTATAAAACGACAAACGACAGACGACAAACGACAAATTGCGGCGACGTTTGGATTGCACGCTTCGCTGACGCTTTCAGATGAAACGCTTGAGGCTTGCCGCAACGCTCACGATGGCGGCTTTCACATTCACGTGGCCGAGCACGAAGTTGACGAGTACGACAGCTTGAAGAAGAGCGGCACGCGAGTCGTGGATCGGCTGGGGCACTTCTCCATTCTTGGCCCGCGCACCCTCACCGCTCACTGCGTTCATATTGACTACCGCGAAGCCGAGCTTCTGCGCGAAACTGGCACATGGGTGACTCACCAGCCGCGCTCGAACATGAACAACGCCGTCGGCGCGGCGGAAGTGGATGCCATGCTTCGGGCCGGGATCGTCACCTGCCTGGGCAACGACGGCTTCTCCAACGCGATGTGGGAAGAGTGGAAGGCGGCCTACTTTTTGCACAAAGCGACCAGCCGCGACCCGCGCCGGGCGGGGGGCTATAATGTGGCCCAAATGGCGATCTACAACAACGCCGCCCTGGCGAACATGTTCTTCCCCAACATGAAACTTGGCGTGCTGGAACCCGGGGCCGCTGCCGACATTATCTTTGTGGACTATCACCCGATCACGCCGCTCACCGCCGGCAACCTGCCCTGGCACATCATCTTCGGCTTCGAGTCTTCGATGGTGACGACCACGATCTGCAACGGCAAGGTGCTGATGAAGGACAGGCAACTGCTGTTTTTGGACGAGGCCGAGATTACGGCGAAGAGCAGGGAGTTGGCGAAGAAGGCGTGGGAGAGATTTGCTTCGTAG
- a CDS encoding molybdopterin-dependent oxidoreductase — translation MADHQPYTLIVNGHRREVNASPQTLLMDVLRDQLRLTGVKDGCATGHCGSCMVIKDGEAVRSCLAPMKKVADGAAITTIEGLAASDGALHPIQQAYVDQGATQCGFCTPGFIMASKALLDKNPDPTLEEIYDGHKWNICRCTGHNAIIRAVQQAAGQPVPQTPEVKKPLNAISRPLPRPDAAAKVTGKGIYADDLYVEGMLFARALRSKYPHALLKRVDVSKAKALPGVVAALTADDVPGRKDSGVHEIDWPVLCYEKVRYVGDAVALVVAESEDVAEQALALIEVDYDVLPVVAGPKEAAQPSAPILHEHHPTGNFKTKYHLENGDIAKGFADSEVIIEREYKTQFVEHAFIEPEAALAMPEANGRLTVYCGGQIPFSDREQIAATLNLPEDRVRVINCLIGGGFGGKEDVSVQVHAALAAWLTKRPVKMVLSRKESLMVHPKRHATIIKMKTGAKKDGTLAAHEVEIYGDGGAYASLSNHVMLRATTHAAGPYSVPNALVNTYAMYTNNVPCGAFRGFGVTQSGFAMECQMDVLAEALGLSPLEIRRKNILAVGKKTLAGHTLTESCGLPDCLEKVAAEMEKHPFVATEGNKRRAWGVACAYKNTGFGSGAYDAAGAEVELFANGRAAVRAGAAEIGQGLVGVLAQVVSEELGVPYHQVDVLVSDTDLTPDCMATTASRQTYVTGNAARHASIEVRKVLSQTAAEMLDAPPESLVFADGFVRSNPASGGANGSHSVALSEVVKAARREGRQPKVMYQYVAPMVPQYHHFAFGFGAQAALVEVDTRTGETKVLKVIAACDVGRVINPLALQGQVEGSISMGLGMALQENFVMKDGYVVTDSLHKCHLPAIDQTPEVITFFVEDETKDGPYGAKGVGELASIPTAPAIINGIYNATGVRCYALPAEKKWLKEQLAK, via the coding sequence ATGGCCGACCACCAACCCTACACCCTCATCGTCAACGGCCACCGCCGCGAAGTGAATGCCTCTCCCCAAACCTTATTGATGGACGTTCTGCGCGACCAACTGCGCCTGACCGGCGTGAAGGACGGTTGCGCCACCGGCCACTGCGGCAGTTGCATGGTCATCAAAGATGGCGAGGCCGTGCGCTCGTGCCTGGCCCCGATGAAAAAAGTGGCGGACGGCGCGGCCATCACCACCATCGAAGGGTTGGCCGCCTCTGACGGGGCGCTTCATCCCATCCAGCAGGCCTACGTGGATCAGGGCGCAACGCAGTGCGGCTTCTGCACACCCGGTTTCATCATGGCCAGCAAAGCCTTGCTAGATAAGAATCCGGATCCGACTCTAGAAGAGATTTACGACGGCCACAAATGGAACATCTGCCGTTGCACCGGCCACAACGCCATCATTCGCGCCGTCCAACAAGCCGCCGGTCAGCCGGTGCCGCAAACGCCCGAGGTGAAGAAGCCCCTCAACGCCATTAGCCGCCCCCTGCCGCGCCCGGACGCGGCGGCTAAAGTGACAGGCAAGGGCATCTACGCCGACGATTTATATGTAGAAGGCATGTTGTTTGCGCGGGCGTTGCGGAGCAAATATCCTCACGCACTGTTGAAGAGGGTGGACGTGAGCAAAGCCAAAGCACTGCCGGGCGTAGTTGCTGCTCTCACCGCCGACGACGTGCCGGGCCGCAAAGACAGCGGCGTGCATGAGATTGACTGGCCGGTGTTGTGCTATGAGAAAGTTCGTTACGTCGGCGACGCCGTCGCCCTGGTGGTGGCCGAGTCGGAAGACGTTGCCGAGCAGGCTCTGGCGCTGATCGAGGTGGATTACGACGTTCTGCCCGTCGTGGCCGGCCCCAAAGAGGCCGCTCAACCGTCGGCCCCGATCCTCCACGAACATCATCCAACCGGGAATTTCAAGACCAAGTATCATCTTGAAAATGGCGACATCGCCAAAGGCTTTGCCGACTCTGAGGTGATTATCGAGCGCGAATACAAAACCCAATTTGTCGAGCACGCCTTCATCGAGCCGGAAGCGGCGCTGGCAATGCCCGAAGCCAATGGCCGCCTCACCGTTTACTGCGGCGGCCAGATTCCGTTCAGCGACCGCGAGCAGATCGCGGCCACGCTCAACCTGCCGGAAGACCGAGTCCGCGTGATCAACTGTTTGATCGGCGGCGGCTTTGGCGGCAAGGAGGACGTGTCGGTGCAGGTTCACGCCGCGCTGGCGGCGTGGCTCACCAAGCGCCCGGTGAAGATGGTGTTGAGCCGCAAAGAGTCGCTCATGGTTCACCCCAAGCGCCACGCGACGATCATCAAGATGAAGACCGGCGCAAAGAAGGACGGCACGCTGGCCGCCCACGAGGTTGAGATTTATGGCGACGGCGGAGCCTATGCCAGCCTGAGCAATCACGTGATGTTGCGCGCCACCACCCACGCCGCCGGGCCGTATTCTGTCCCCAACGCGCTTGTGAACACTTATGCCATGTATACCAACAACGTGCCGTGCGGCGCGTTCCGGGGCTTCGGCGTGACACAGAGCGGATTTGCGATGGAATGCCAGATGGATGTGCTGGCCGAGGCGCTCGGTCTCTCGCCGCTGGAGATTCGACGGAAGAACATTCTCGCCGTCGGCAAGAAGACTCTGGCCGGGCACACCCTCACCGAGAGTTGCGGCCTGCCAGACTGTTTGGAGAAGGTGGCCGCCGAGATGGAGAAGCATCCATTTGTGGCGACTGAAGGCAACAAGCGCCGCGCCTGGGGTGTGGCCTGCGCCTATAAAAACACCGGCTTCGGCAGCGGCGCTTACGACGCCGCCGGGGCCGAAGTGGAACTCTTTGCCAATGGCCGGGCGGCGGTTCGGGCCGGGGCGGCGGAGATCGGGCAAGGGCTGGTCGGCGTGTTGGCCCAAGTGGTCAGCGAAGAGTTGGGCGTGCCATATCATCAAGTGGACGTGCTGGTCTCCGACACCGATCTCACGCCCGACTGCATGGCGACGACGGCTTCACGCCAGACCTACGTCACCGGCAACGCCGCCCGCCACGCCAGCATCGAGGTTCGCAAAGTGCTCAGCCAGACTGCCGCTGAAATGCTCGACGCGCCGCCGGAGAGTCTGGTGTTCGCCGACGGCTTCGTGCGTAGCAACCCCGCCTCAGGCGGGGCGAACGGCAGCCACAGCGTAGCCCTGAGTGAGGTGGTGAAGGCCGCCCGCCGCGAAGGCCGCCAACCCAAAGTAATGTATCAGTATGTTGCGCCGATGGTTCCACAATATCATCACTTCGCTTTTGGATTCGGGGCGCAGGCCGCGCTGGTGGAAGTGGACACCAGGACCGGCGAGACGAAAGTGCTCAAGGTCATCGCCGCCTGTGACGTGGGCCGGGTGATCAATCCATTGGCTTTGCAAGGTCAGGTGGAAGGCAGTATCTCGATGGGACTGGGCATGGCCCTGCAGGAAAACTTTGTGATGAAGGATGGTTACGTGGTGACCGACTCTTTACACAAGTGCCACTTGCCCGCCATTGACCAGACGCCGGAGGTCATCACTTTCTTCGTCGAAGACGAAACTAAAGACGGGCCTTACGGCGCGAAGGGTGTAGGCGAGCTGGCCTCCATTCCCACCGCGCCAGCCATCATCAACGGCATCTACAATGCCACTGGCGTTCGTTGCTACGCCTTGCCTGCCGAGAAGAAGTGGCTGAAGGAGCAATTGGCAAAGTAG
- a CDS encoding MFS transporter, which translates to MVGLERAVVPLIAEADFGLTSKSVVLSFLVSFGIVKALANLFAGRLSDRIGRKRILVAGWLVGLPVPLLIIFAPGWSWIVFANVLLGINQGLCWSTTVIMKIDLVGPKQRGLAMGLNEAAGYVAVSLSALTTGYLAATYNLRPAPFYPGLAFALLGLLISLFFIRETKTHASYEAKSQNPKSQIPNQAPSFAQILLLTSWKDRALFAVSQAGMVNNLNDGMVWGLIPIFLTAAGLPVEQVGLVAATYPGVWGLSQLITGALSDRLGRKWLIASGMWVQAIGIALFVVGHGFWAWMLGAILLGLGTALVYPTLLAAISDVAHPEWRASAVGVYRLWRDGGYAIGALAAGLLADAFNIPVAIAAVGGLTFLSGLVVAAVMRETLPAKA; encoded by the coding sequence ATGGTGGGGCTGGAGCGCGCCGTCGTGCCCCTCATCGCCGAAGCCGACTTTGGGCTGACATCCAAATCGGTCGTCCTCTCTTTCCTCGTCAGCTTCGGTATCGTCAAGGCGCTGGCAAATTTGTTTGCCGGTCGTCTCTCGGATCGGATCGGGCGCAAGCGCATCCTTGTCGCCGGCTGGCTCGTGGGCCTGCCGGTGCCGCTGTTGATCATCTTCGCTCCAGGCTGGAGTTGGATCGTCTTTGCCAATGTGCTATTGGGAATCAATCAAGGGCTGTGCTGGTCAACGACGGTGATCATGAAGATCGATCTCGTCGGGCCAAAACAACGCGGGCTGGCCATGGGTTTGAATGAGGCCGCCGGTTACGTGGCCGTCTCCCTCTCGGCCCTGACCACCGGCTACCTGGCTGCCACTTACAACTTGCGCCCCGCCCCGTTTTATCCCGGCCTGGCCTTTGCCCTCCTCGGCCTGCTCATCTCCCTCTTCTTCATCCGCGAAACCAAAACGCACGCTTCTTACGAAGCGAAATCCCAAAATCCAAAATCCCAAATCCCAAATCAAGCGCCGTCATTTGCTCAAATTCTGTTGCTGACAAGCTGGAAAGACCGCGCCCTCTTCGCCGTGAGCCAGGCCGGGATGGTGAACAACTTGAACGATGGGATGGTCTGGGGTTTGATCCCGATCTTTCTAACCGCCGCCGGTTTGCCCGTCGAGCAGGTGGGCCTCGTCGCCGCAACTTATCCGGGCGTCTGGGGGCTGAGTCAACTGATCACCGGCGCGCTCAGTGATCGCCTGGGCCGCAAGTGGCTGATCGCTTCTGGCATGTGGGTGCAGGCCATTGGCATTGCGCTGTTCGTAGTAGGCCACGGATTTTGGGCGTGGATGTTGGGCGCGATTCTGCTTGGGCTTGGCACGGCCCTGGTTTACCCCACGCTGTTAGCCGCCATCTCCGACGTTGCCCATCCGGAGTGGCGGGCTTCCGCCGTTGGCGTCTATCGTCTGTGGCGCGATGGCGGTTATGCAATTGGCGCGCTGGCCGCCGGCCTGCTGGCCGATGCTTTCAACATCCCGGTTGCCATTGCCGCCGTCGGTGGCCTCACTTTCCTCTCCGGCCTGGTCGTGGCGGCGGTGATGCGCGAGACGTTGCCAGCCAAAGCCTAG
- a CDS encoding nitroreductase family protein translates to MTLDQAIRSRRSIRRYTAEPVSVEIVERVLTAAIWAPSAHNRQPWRFVAIQTDSAKQTLAGAMGDRLRADRLADGDPVEAVEADVARSRARILSAPVVIAVCLSMADMDHYPDTRRKKAEYTMAAQSVAMAVQNLLLAAHAEGLGACWMCAPLFCPDAVREALGLPDDWEPQALITLGYPADGGKPASRKPLEAVMLWR, encoded by the coding sequence ATGACTCTGGATCAGGCCATCCGTTCGCGGCGCTCGATCCGGCGTTACACTGCCGAACCCGTCTCAGTCGAAATTGTCGAGCGAGTGCTGACGGCGGCGATCTGGGCGCCTTCGGCCCACAACCGGCAACCCTGGCGCTTCGTGGCGATTCAGACCGACTCGGCCAAACAAACGTTGGCCGGGGCGATGGGCGACCGACTCCGGGCTGACCGCCTCGCCGACGGTGACCCGGTTGAGGCCGTCGAAGCCGACGTCGCCCGCTCCCGCGCCCGCATCCTCTCAGCGCCGGTCGTGATCGCCGTCTGCCTCTCGATGGCTGACATGGATCATTATCCTGACACGCGGCGCAAGAAGGCCGAGTACACGATGGCGGCGCAAAGCGTGGCGATGGCTGTGCAGAATCTTTTGCTGGCCGCTCACGCCGAAGGGCTGGGCGCATGCTGGATGTGCGCGCCGCTCTTCTGCCCGGACGCGGTGAGAGAGGCGCTCGGCCTGCCCGACGATTGGGAACCGCAAGCCCTGATCACGCTCGGCTACCCGGCAGATGGCGGCAAGCCTGCTTCACGCAAGCCGCTGGAAGCCGTGATGCTTTGGCGCTGA
- a CDS encoding DUF2281 domain-containing protein has protein sequence MIDYETILSKIRRLPEPLLQEVNDFIDFLQMKRGGTETAAGSQTTHPIMLAFGLWKDERDLDDLVDRVYANRRQQLSRSQVSL, from the coding sequence ATGATTGACTACGAAACGATCCTTTCAAAAATCCGCCGCCTGCCTGAACCGCTACTTCAGGAGGTTAACGACTTTATTGATTTTCTCCAAATGAAGCGCGGGGGAACCGAAACTGCCGCCGGATCACAAACGACGCATCCGATCATGCTGGCATTCGGGCTTTGGAAGGATGAAAGGGATCTGGATGATTTGGTAGACAGAGTGTATGCCAACCGGCGACAACAACTGTCTCGCTCTCAAGTTTCTTTATGA
- a CDS encoding type II toxin-antitoxin system VapC family toxin — MRILDTDHCVAILRGRLDLQGRISPDEQLAVTAITVGELTHGAWRSLRASQNLAAVDTLLSAVLVLPFDDDSARRFGALKAALEHSGSVVADLDLQIASIALSHGAPLLTHNRQHFERIPDLQIEDWL; from the coding sequence ATGAGAATTCTGGATACCGATCACTGTGTTGCCATTCTACGTGGCCGCCTTGACCTGCAAGGCCGAATCTCGCCCGACGAACAACTGGCTGTCACCGCAATCACTGTTGGCGAACTTACTCATGGCGCTTGGCGATCTTTGCGCGCATCGCAAAACCTCGCTGCCGTAGATACGTTGCTGTCTGCCGTCCTCGTGCTGCCATTCGACGATGATTCGGCCCGGCGATTCGGCGCGCTGAAGGCGGCGCTTGAACATTCTGGTAGTGTTGTAGCCGATTTGGATTTGCAGATTGCCAGCATAGCTCTGAGCCACGGCGCACCCCTCCTTACGCACAATAGACAGCATTTCGAGCGCATCCCTGACCTTCAAATTGAAGATTGGCTCTGA